A genomic window from Vitis riparia cultivar Riparia Gloire de Montpellier isolate 1030 chromosome 18, EGFV_Vit.rip_1.0, whole genome shotgun sequence includes:
- the LOC117905571 gene encoding neurofilament heavy polypeptide-like, with amino-acid sequence MEVELEINITPTNLPPITKDPVFLSTETDTLFILVAILKGYQKEKLKIDKNEDGTQIAVSGEKVGSTSLQPFRRIGFRATPQVTKFRKVFWIPDGVVLDQIKAKFNEKESVLWIFMPKSVTEVSGVGVGVGVEEVKEEEIGRRSDRRTPSVLVKVPEREIPGKNEQEMKEGKKDVPKHEPEEVKEAIPKAEVAERENPRKSEQEMKEGKKDVKATEVVGGLPQHEPEREKEAIPQEEAAERENPRKNEQEMKEERKDAKATDEDVGRLHHHEPEQVKEPISQKEADERENPRKNEQEMEERREEVKATDEDVGRLPQHEPEQVKEAMLKKEAADITTTRPEEENTRSNKREVPSKEETPAKEDSDLEAKRTAAEEKSEECQHGPEVTESTKVEAVQVTQRAHVEEDNAPEENGEVETHLSQQELNTEIQELSQLKSDQESDSTESLKPDHPEEVQGMGNEIQAEIDPVILPEEKVDNRKGSLAPPKKFRLRSPCFFAGSAILVSIVVLVIHFSRPKRR; translated from the exons ATGGAGGTTGAATTGGAAATCAACATCACCCCCACCAACCTTCCTCCCATCACCAAGGACCCTGTTTTCTTGTCTACAGAAACTGACACCCTCTTCATCCTCGTTGCCATTCTCAAAG GATATCAGAAGGAGAAACTCAAGATCGATAAAAACGAAGATGGGACTCAGATTGCAGTCAGTGGGGAGAAGGTAGGAAGTACTAGTTTGCAACCGTTCCGGAGGATAGGCTTCAGGGCAACGCCTCAGGTTACGAAATTCAGAAAGGTCTTTTGGATTCCAGATGGGGTTGTTTTGGATCAAATCAAGGCCAAGTTCAATGAAAAGGAATCGGTTTTGTGGATTTTCATGCCTAAATCGGTTACAGAAGTTAGtggggttggggttggggttggggttgaggaagtgaaagaagagGAGATTGGTAGGAGGAGCGATAGAAGGACTCCGTCTGTACTTGTCAAGGTTCCTGAAAGAGAGATTCCTGGAAAGAATGAGCAGGAAATGaaagaagggaagaaagatgTGCCCAAACATGAACCAGAAGAAGTAAAAGAAGCTATCCCCAAGGCAGAAGTTGCGGAAAGAGAAAATCCTAGAAAGAGTGAGCAGGAAATGaaagaagggaagaaagatgTGAAGGCCACTGAGGTTGTGGGAGGACTGCCCCAACATGAACCAGAACGAGAAAAAGAAGCTATCCCCCAAGAAGAAGCTGCTGAAAGAGAGAATCCTAGAAAGAACGAGCaggaaatgaaagaagagaGGAAAGATGCGAAGGCAACTGATGAGGACGTGGGAAGATTGCACCATCATGAACCAGAACAAGTAAAGGAACCTATCTCCCAAAAAGAAGCTGATGAAAGAGAGAATCCTAGAAAGAATGAGCAGGAAATGGAAGAAAGGAGGGAAGAAGTGAAGGCAACTGATGAGGATGTGGGAAGATTACCCCAACATGAACcagaacaagtaaaagaagcTATGCTCAAGAAAGAAGCAGCTGATATTACAACAACACGTCCAGAGGAAGAGAATACTCGGTCGAATAAAAGAGAGGTGCCATCAAAAGAAGAAACTCCAGCCAAAGAGGACTCCGATTTAGAAGCAAAAAGAACAGCAGCAGAGGAGAAATCAGAGGAGTGCCAACACGGTCCAGAGGTAACTGAATCAACAAAAGTTGAAGCAGTTCAAGTAACACAACGAGCTCATGTCGAAGAAGATAATGCCCCTGAGGAAAATGGTGAAGTTGAAACTCATCTGTCGCAACAAGAGTTGAATACAGAAATTCAAGAATTGTCCCAGCTCAAATCTGACCAAGAATCTGATTCAACTGAATCACTGAAGCCTGATCATCCTGAAGAAGTTCAAGGAATGGGAAATGAAATTCAAGCAGAAATTGACCCAGTAATCCTTCCTGAAGAAAAAGTAGATAACAGAAAGGGCTCATTGGCTCCTCCCAAAAAGTTTAGGCTACGTAGTCCATGTTTCTTTGCAGGATCTGCCATCCTTGTATCAATTGTAGTGCTTGTCATTCACTTCAGTCGACCTAAAAGAAGATGA